A DNA window from Oncorhynchus tshawytscha isolate Ot180627B linkage group LG13, Otsh_v2.0, whole genome shotgun sequence contains the following coding sequences:
- the LOC112264642 gene encoding protein FAM135B-like: MSEVQGTLEFSVELNKFHNVDLFQRGFYQVRAGLKVSPRVPHRLIATTPGNTGDCSFSSAGVHDGVHEDTTVFSRIFQILYRNEEVNIDDRMLFKVHLLLDGERVEEALSEVDFQLKLDLHFTDNEQQLGDIVTVPVISSRTLGLHFHPRRGLHHHVPVMFDYFHLSVVSVSIHASLVALHQPLISFAHTGKGSWLGKGSPENGTDPSAMGVSMENLMFGAGYCKPVITEGSFYVPSENCLQRAHTWHGRLCRLLLVVHRGLRSYYTTVMKEIPQLDQVDIDELPVEETLNLLRTELQLQEGHEKVAEQICRDLTQLCSQLSALWTRFLEAAVPNTHILSHLAQEHHTLRVRRFSEAYFFTEHPKETSLTFQEDLINRHGQIAVEVRSSNYLTRMPPLPVECLDIDGDWNSLPIIFEDRYVESPRTDWGSYIPTPMSTSEQAIPDPPVTDANNSPPPLDRLTSSPAIPTQEPKDSEDCMDLSTHGSLIGEQSTSIITDKIGETSDPDKADTDQGEPDQGEPVQPGDPEEQAKAEEISEESPGLGLRITRVRPTDVDPFRGEAVLMISSNHKQCTDPQHTSNREDTTWKDLENHQDIITQRYQNIISTGIDLDVEQNDIAMDDDSKYVPLSRLTTYPQAPLKDHPLTHPLPTDLRRELAHRGVVGVGGPKIMNRSPSIISDSGIESEPSSMAWLLDAHRTGGGRPLEEIMVLQRLERRHPAHRSSLEGLQTESGASGGSLPGGRGGSMGIQASLTSISSLPYEDDEEQRYQQQLSKLTKSVSAPQISSPEDTEEDQGGAEAEVDTESEGTSGYQDQEVGCSSISTAPTHVMTGDLIRHQESLSRGNYSSLEDIHEGELPEVGLFDWVAAPSPPQHVTRAHMESCHVLKETLRSNESALPVALSDTQDMKAVLSGISRVPEVLLFQQYVECHDDVKDPAVVSQMEDKKHHRGDSRGVPNSVDPGPCEVDFVPCSCETKPCEHDSVVLVDDVEDNPVRNDCQSLHQIGLNDLVDQDLLDHHHTPCQSLHRVGLRDLVVVSQRKSLHDPRPIPSIPNHTERPIHLIGLTVNDRAKSDDLIGLPANEREQLDLNGQTKPAKIPSSSESGSGSGSTSGSGLSFMNRKVVEVVNMSVSCAPTCLPFSSVLRDSPSISGISTRQATSPITHQPMGSFGIISSSSSNSLGPDDDTNKRMMHFYRSKEDLVKDLVFQATLYSDLPHLASDLPYFPPEEEDEEFEDGIHLVVCVHGLDGNSADLRLVKTFIELGLPGSRLDFLMSERNQTDTFADFDTMTDRLIDEIIQHIQLYNLTVGRISFIGHSLGNVIIRSVLTRPRFRCYLVKLHTFLSLSGPHLGTLYNNSTLVSTGLWLMQKLKKSGSLLQLTCRDHTDPRKTFLYLLSQKPGLQFFKNVVLVASPQDRYVPFHSARIEMCRTALKDRTTGPVYTEMINNLLQPLVGAKDCCLIRQNVFHALPNTANTLIGRAAHIAVLDSELFLEKFFLVAGLNYFK; this comes from the exons TTGCTGGATGGGGagagg GTGGAAGAGGCTCTGAGTGAAGTGGACTTTCAGTTGAAGCTGGATCTTCACTTCACAGACAACGAGCAACA GTTAGGGGACATCGTGACAGTCCCAGTCATCAGCAGTAGGACCCTGGGTCTCCACTTCCACCCCAGGAGAGGTCTCCACCACCATGTACCTGTCATGTTCGACTACTTCCACCTGTCCGtcgtctctgtctccatacatgCATCCTTGGTGGCCTTGCATCAACCACTCATCAG tTTTGCCCATACAGGGAAGGGTTCCTGGCTGGGAAAGGGCTCCCCAGAGAACGGTACTGACCCGTCAGCCATGGGGGTGTCCATGGAGAACCTGATGTTCGGGGCTGGATACTGCAAACCTGTCATCACAGAG GGGAGTTTCTACGTCCCCAGTGAGAACTGTTTACAGAGAGCTCACACATGGCATGGTAGACTCTGTCGCCTCCTACTGGTGGTACACAGAGGCCTACGTTCCTACTACACCACGGTGATGAAGGAGATACCACAGCTGGACCAGGTGGACATAG ACGAGCTTCCTGTGGAAGAAACACTAAATCTGCTCAGAACAGAATTACAG CTGCAGGAGGGGCATGAGAAAGTAGCAGAACAGATCTGTAGAGACCTGACCCAACTCTGCTCCCAACTGTCGGCCCTGTGGACACGCTTCCTGGAGGCTGCCGTTCCCAACACACATATCCTGTCCCACCTGGCCCAGGAACACCACACACTCAGG GTCAGGCGGTTTTCAGAGGCATACTTCTTCACAGAACACCCCAAAGAGACATCCCTGACATTTCAAGAGGACCT GATCAACAGACACGGTCAGATAGCTGTGGAGGTGCGTAGCTCCAACTACCTGACCAGGATGCCACCGTTACCTGTAGAATGCCTGGACATTGACGGAGACTGGAACAGCCTGCCTATCATCTTCGAAGATAGATATGTAGAGTCTCCACGGACAG attggggatcatatataccAACACCTATGTCCACCAGTGAGCAGGCCATCCCCGACCCTCCTGTCACTGATGCCAACAATAGCCCTCCTCCCCTGGACCGGCTCACCAGCTCACCAGCAATACCAACCCAGGAACCTAAAGACAGTGAGGACTGCATGGACCTGTCTACACACGGGTCTCTCATAGGAGAGCAGAGCACCAGCATTATTACTGACAAGATAGGAGAGACATCAGACCCAGACAAGGCAGACACAGACCAGGGAGAACCAGACCAGGGAGAGCCAGTCCAGCCAGGGGATCCAGAGGAGCAGGCCAAGGCAGAGGAGATATCAGAGGAGAGCCCTGGTTTAGGCCTGAGAATAACCAGAGTCAGGCCCACTGATGTGGATCCATTCAGAGGAGAGGCAGTGCTAATGATCTCCTCCAACCACAAACAGTGTACGGACCCACAACATACCTCTAACCGTGAAGACACAACTTGGAAAGACTTGGAGAACCATCAAGACATCATCACACAGAGATACCAGAACATTATCAGTACAGGAATTGACTTGGATGTAGAACAGAATGACATTGCTATGGACGACGACAGCAAGTATGTTCCTCTGAGCCGTCTAACCACTTACCCTCAGGCTCCACTCAAAGATCATCCCCTCACGCATCCTCTACCTACGGACCTGAGGAGAGAGCTGGCCCACCGAGGGGTGGTGGGGGTCGGGGGCCCCAAGATAATGAACCGCTCCCCCTCCATCATCTCTGACTCAGGCATCGAGAGTGAGCCCAGCTCGATGGCCTGGCTCCTGGACGCTCACCGGACTGGAGGAGGGCGCCCTCTGGAGGAGATAATGGTACTGCAGCGCCTGGAGAGGAGACACCCAGCCCACCGCAGCTCCCTGGAGGGCCTGCAGACAGAGAGTGGAGCCAGTGGGGGCAGCCTGCCCGGCGGAAGGGGTGGCAGTATGGGTATCCAGGCCTCCCTCACCTCCATCTCGTCCCTGCCCTACGAGGACGACGAGGAACAGAGGTACCAGCAACAGCTCAGTAAACTGACCAAGTCTGTCTCAGCTCCTCAGATCTCCAGCCCTGAGGACACAGAAGAGGACCAGGGAGGAGCGGAGGCGGAGGTAGACACGGAGAGCGAGGGGACCAGCGGGTACCAGGACCAGGAGGTGGGatgctcctccatctccactgctcCCACCCATGTAATGACTGGGGACTTGATTAGACACCAGGAGTCCTTATCCAGGGGAAACTACTCCTCTCTAGAGGACATCCATGAGGGAGAGCTGCCTGAGGTTGGTCTGTTTGACTGGGTAGCTGCGCCCTCACCACCCCAGCATGTGACCAGAGCTCATATGGAGAGTTGTCATGTTCTTAAAGAAACTCTTAGATCTAATGAATCTGCTTTGCCAGTGGCCCTGTCAGACACTCAGGACATGAAAGCAGTGTTAAGTGGCATTAGTCGAGTACCGGAAGTCTTGCTGTTCCAACAGTATGTTGAATGCCATGATGATGTGAAGGATCCAGCTGTAGTCAGTCAGATGGAGGATAAGAAACATCACAGAGGAGATAGCCGTGGTGTCCCAAACTCAGTGGACCCAGGTCCCTGTGAAGTAGACTTCGTCCCCTGTAGCTGTGAGACAAAACCCTGTGAACATGACAGCGTTGTGCTGGTGGATGATGTGGAGGATAATCCAGTCAGGAATGACTGTCAGAGTCTCCATCAGATTGGGTTGAATGACCTTGTTGACCAGGACCTACTGGATCATCATCATACTCCCTGCCAGAGCCTCCATCGGGTCGGGCTGCGTGACCTAGTGGTGGTCTCACAGAGGAAGAGCCTCCATGACCCCAGGcctatcccctctatccccaaccacacagagagacccaTCCACCTCATAGGCCTTACTGTCAATGATAGGGCCAAGTCTGATGACCTCATAGGGCTCCCGGCCAACGAGCGAGAGCAGCTGGATCTCAACGGTCAGACCAAGCCGGCTAAGATTCCCAGTAGCTCGGAGTCAGGTTCAGGCTCGGGGTCAACCTCAGGATCAGGCCTGTCCTTtatgaacaggaaggtggtggaggtggtgaatATGTCTGTGTCCTGTGCTCCGACCTGTCTTCCCTTCTCCTCCGTCCTCCGGGACTCACCGTCCATTAGCGGCATCTCCACTCGACAAGCCACATCTCCCATTACCCATCAGCCCATGGGGTCCTTCGGCATCATCTCCTCATCCTCGTCCAACTCCCTGGGGCCAGACGACGACACAAACAAGAGGATGATGCA TTTCTACAGGTCCAAAGAGGATCTGGTGAAAGACCTGGTGTTCCAGGCAACCCTGTACAGTGACCTCCCTCACCTGGCCTCCGACCTGCCCTATTTCCCccctgaggaggaggatgaggagttTGAGGATGGCATACACCTGGTTGTCTGTGTCCACGGCCTTGATG GGAACAGTGCAGACCTTCGCCTGGTGAAGACCTTCATAGAGCTGGGTTTACCAGGGTCCAGACTGGACTTCCTCATGTCTGAGAGGAACCAG ACGGACACGTTTGCAGATTTTGACACCATGACGGACAGGCTAATAGACGAGATCATCCAGCACATTCAGCTGTACAACCTCACCGTCGGACGAATAAG TTTCATCGGTCACTCTTTGGGGAACGTGATTATCCGGTCGGTGCTGACAAGGCCTCGGTTCCGCTGCTACCTGGTCAAGCTGCAcaccttcctgtctctgtctggaccACACCTGGGAACGCTGTACAACAACAGCACGCTGGTCAGCACAg gtctgtggcTGATGCAGAAGCTGAAGAAATCTGGATCGTTGCTGCAGCTCACCTGCAGAGATCACACCGATCCTCGGAAAACCTTCCTCTATCTTCTCAGTCAGAAACCAG GGCTCCAGTTCTTCAAGAATGTGGTGTTGGTGGCATCGCCTCAGGACCGATATGTTCCCTTCCACTCTGCAAGGATAGAGATGTGCAGGACTGCACTCAAAGACAGGACCACAG GTCCAGTGTACACAGAGATGATCAACAACCTACTCCAGCCGTTGGTGGGGGCTAAGGACTGTTGTCTGATTCGCCAGAATGTGTTCCACGCCCTGCCCAACACCGCCAACACTCTGATTGGCCGAGCCGCTCATATCGCTGTGCTCGACTCTGAACTCTTCTTGGAGAAGTTCTTCCTGGTCGCAGGGCTCAACTACTTCAAATAG